The Lycium ferocissimum isolate CSIRO_LF1 chromosome 10, AGI_CSIRO_Lferr_CH_V1, whole genome shotgun sequence genome window below encodes:
- the LOC132034259 gene encoding uncharacterized protein LOC132034259, which produces MMNVLAISLVLSTLVTAGFFKPNPENINKKEDVVLVVEFDKDDGTKVLISPQDQAEIPTEKSKSGYVSDLKDKSYEKAEEASSVLPNIGQGISSPYVNNQDQENVHEYHTKASARDVVCDAFGKCREKIASAMGKTKDKVSEKAHEAVDQVDEVKESAKGTTDKVIDVVTEASDKAKDEVEEIKEKAKDVVDTTKRKKAEVEQEASRKYEHTKGEISEKAKELEEKAEQVKDTVKEGAKRVKEEGKKDLKDILERGREFFYDVVMYIFSFENLRPVMRLAHLLGFAVAYGMCIWVTFVSSHVLARALPRQQFAVVQSKIYPVYFKAMSYCVGAAFLGHLLSQKRRFYANSAEAVQGFNLLASISMLLANLLYLEPRATKVMFERLKLEKEEGRGNHIFNVEPNSTREVDSVLDPTGTKTTSTHTTTSKVPAETSPEKVTAVLKPQVVRLSQKLKKLNSYSSFLNVLTLMALTHHLVHLTQLLDATS; this is translated from the exons ATGATGAATGTTTTGGCTATTTCTCTTGTATTATCCACACTTGTTACAGCAGGATTTTTCAAGCCTAACCCAGAGAATATTAATAAGAAAGAAGATGTTGTTTTAGTAGTTGAGTTTGATAAAGATGATGGCACCAAGGTCTTAATCTCCCCACAAGATCAAGCTGAAATTCCAacagaaaaatcaaaatcagGGTATGTTTCTGATCTCAAAGACAAGTCATATGAAAAAGCTGAAGAGGCATCATCTGTTCTTCCAAATATAGGACAAGGAATCTCTAGTCCTTATGTGAATaatcaagatcaagaaaatgTTCATGAATATCATACTAAGGCTAGTGCTAGAGATGTTGTTTGTGATGCCTTTGGAAAGTGCAGAGAAAAAATTGCTAGTGCTATGGGCAAAACCAAAGATAAGGTTTCTGAAAAAGCACATGAAGCCGTTGATCAAGTTGATGAAGTTAAAGAAAGTGCTAAAGGGACTACAGATAAAGTGATAGATGTAGTTACTGAAGCCTCAGATAAGGCTAAGGATGAAGTTGaggaaattaaagaaaaagccAAGGATGTAGTTGACacaacaaagagaaaaaaggCTGAAGTGGAACAAGAGGCATCAAGAAAATATGAGCACACAAAAGGAGAAATATCTGAAAAGGCAAAAGAATTAGAGGAGAAAGCAGAACAAGTGAAAGATACAGTAAAAGAAGGTGCAAAAAGGGTTAAAGAAGAAGGTAAAAAAGACTTGAAAGATATTCTCGAACGAGGACGTGAATTCTTCTATGATGTAGTTATGTATATCTTCTCGTTTGAGAATTTGCGTCCTGTGATGCGTTTGGCACACTTGTTGGGATTTGCAGTGGCTTATGGGATGTGTATTTGGGTAACATTTGTTTCAAGTCATGTGTTAGCTAGGGCTTTGCCTAGGCAACAATTTGCAGTTGTTCAAAGCAAGATTTACCCTGTCTACTTCAAGGCCATGTCTTATTGCGTTGGTGCAGCATTCCTTGGCCATTTGTTAAGCCAAAAACGTCGATTTTACGCGAACTCAGCTGAAGCAGTGCAAGGTTTTAATCTTCTAGCTTCAATCTCCATGCTTTTGGCCAATTTGCTCTACTTAGAGCCTCGAGCCACAAAG GTTATGTTTGAGAGATTGAAGTTAGAGAAGGAAGAAGGCAGAGGTAATCACATATTTAACGTTGAACCAAACAGTACTAGAGAAGTGGATTCAGTGTTGGATCCTACAGGCACAAAGACAACCAGTACTCACACAACAACTAGTAAAGTACCTGCAGAAACATCTCCAGAGAAGGTAACAGCAGTATTGAAGCCTCAAGTAGTGAGATTAAGCCAGAAACTTAAGAAGTTGAActcatattcatcttttcttaATGTGCTCACACTTATGGCTCTTACTCACCATCTTGTTCACCTTACTCAGCTACTCGATGCCACCAGCTGA
- the LOC132034258 gene encoding putative pentatricopeptide repeat-containing protein At5g37570 isoform X1, translated as MSLISKCLTTSTEPSSLSIPILNLLRACKTIKNLLQVHTHIIQKGYEQDHFIINQFISLCNTFSFDVSYATSVFERVIQPNVYVWNTLIKGYSKQSSLAGCFVILKQMKRSMNVIPDKYTFPSLVKSCSNALALREGQTVHGLIIRYGTDSDVYVGSSLIDLYGKCNQIEHARRIFNEMPLRNEVTWTAMIVGYIYFGDLLQARKLFDEMPKRNIVSWNAMISAFVRFGDLVSARKLFDSMPDKDAVSFTTMIDGYAKAGDMASARFLFDQSFSRDIISWSALISGYAQNGQPNEAIKIFHEMLSMNVRPDEFIMVSLMCACSQLGRLDLANWVENYMSQNSFDLNQVHIAAALVDMNAKCGNMERATMLFEGMTKRDLVSYCSMIQGLSIHGCGSQAVAFFDRMLNEGLVPDDVSLKVILTACSRAELVKEGCRIFNLMINKYSVNPSPDHYACVVDLLGRSGKLKDAYEIIRSMPVEPHAGAWGALLGACKLHCDIEVGEEVSRRLFELEPQNTGNYVLLSDIYAAANRWLDVALLRQKMTEKGLRKIPGCSSWV; from the exons ATGTCTTTGATTAGCAAATGCTTAACAACTTCTACTGAACCATCTTCACTGTCCATACCGATTCTGAATTTGTTGAGAGCGTGCAAAACCATCAAAAACCTTCTACAAGTCCACACCCACATAATCCAAAAAGGCTACGAGCAAGACCATTTTATCATCAACCAGTTTATATCGCTCTGTAACACTTTTTCCTTCGATGTCTCTTATGCGACGAGTGTATTTGAGCGTGTCATTCAGCCTAACGTTTATGTCTGGAATACATTGATTAAAGGGTATAGCAAACAGTCATCCCTTGCTGGTTGCTTCGTTATcttgaaacaaatgaaaagaaGTATGAATGTGATACCTGATAAATATACTTTTCCTTCACTGGTCAAATCTTGTTCTAATGCCTTGGCTTTGAGGGAAGGACAGACCGTTCATGGATTAATAATTAGATATGGAACTGATAGTGATGTGTATGTAGGATCCAGCTTGATTGATCTTTATGGGAAATGCAATCAGATTGAGCATGCACGTAGAATCTTTAATGAAATGCCTCTAAGGAATGAGGTTACATGGACTGCTATGATTGTTGgctatatatattttggtgaTTTATTGCAAGCGAGGAAATTATTTGATGAAATGCCCAAGAGGAATATAGTCTCGTGGAATGCAATGATTAGTGCATTTGTGAGGTTTGGTGATTTGGTCAGTGCCAGGAAACTGTTTGATAGTATGCCTGACAAGGATGCGGTATCTTTTACTACTATGATTGATGGTTATGCTAAGGCTGGTGACATGGCTTCAGCGAGGTTCCTGTTCGATCAGTCTTTTAGCAGAGACATAATTTCTTGGTCTGCTTTGATATCTGGGTATGCTCAGAACGGGCAGCCCAATGAAGCTATCAAAATTTTCCATGAAATGTTGTCAATGAATGTTAGACCAGATGAGTTTATAATGGTAAGTTTGATGTGTGCGTGTTCTCAGTTAGGTCGTCTGGACCTGGCAAATTGGGTAGAAAATTATATGAGCCAAAATTCATTTGACCTTAATCAAGTGCATATAGCTGCAGCCCTTGTGGATATGAACGCTAAGTGTGGGAATATGGAAAGGGCAACAATGCTGTTTGAGGGAATGACTAAGCGTGATCTAGTATCATATTGTTCAATGATACAAGGCCTGTCTATTCATGGCTGTGGTTCTCAGGCTGTAGCTTTCTTTGATAGGATGCTGAACGAGGGGCTTGTGCCTGATGATGTTTCCTTAAAGGTAATTCTGACTGCTTGTAGTCGTGCAGAACTTGTTAAAGAGGGTTGCCGGATCTTTAATCTAATGATAAACAAATATTCTGTCAATCCTTCTCCGGATCATTATGCATGTGTagtagaccttcttggaagatCAGGAAAACTTAAAGATGCGTATGAAATTATAAGGTCGATGCCTGTTGAACCTCATGCTGGTGCTTGGGGTGCACTTCTTGGGGCTTGTAAGCTACACTGTGACATTGAAGTAGGGGAGGAGGTATCCCGAAGACTTTTTGAACTTGAACCTCAAAATACTGGTAACTACGTGCTTCTGTCAGACATCTATGCTGCCGCAAATCGGTGGTTAGATGTTGCGCTGTTGCGTCAAAAAATGACTGAGAAGGGTCTTAGGAAGATACCTGGTTGCAGCAGTTGG GTATAA
- the LOC132034258 gene encoding putative pentatricopeptide repeat-containing protein At5g37570 isoform X2, whose translation MSLISKCLTTSTEPSSLSIPILNLLRACKTIKNLLQVHTHIIQKGYEQDHFIINQFISLCNTFSFDVSYATSVFERVIQPNVYVWNTLIKGYSKQSSLAGCFVILKQMKRSMNVIPDKYTFPSLVKSCSNALALREGQTVHGLIIRYGTDSDVYVGSSLIDLYGKCNQIEHARRIFNEMPLRNEVTWTAMIVGYIYFGDLLQARKLFDEMPKRNIVSWNAMISAFVRFGDLVSARKLFDSMPDKDAVSFTTMIDGYAKAGDMASARFLFDQSFSRDIISWSALISGYAQNGQPNEAIKIFHEMLSMNVRPDEFIMVSLMCACSQLGRLDLANWVENYMSQNSFDLNQVHIAAALVDMNAKCGNMERATMLFEGMTKRDLVSYCSMIQGLSIHGCGSQAVAFFDRMLNEGLVPDDVSLKVILTACSRAELVKEGCRIFNLMINKYSVNPSPDHYACVVDLLGRSGKLKDAYEIIRSMPVEPHAGAWGALLGACKLHCDIEVGEEVSRRLFELEPQNTGNYVLLSDIYAAANRWLDVALLRQKMTEKGLRKIPGCSSWV comes from the coding sequence ATGTCTTTGATTAGCAAATGCTTAACAACTTCTACTGAACCATCTTCACTGTCCATACCGATTCTGAATTTGTTGAGAGCGTGCAAAACCATCAAAAACCTTCTACAAGTCCACACCCACATAATCCAAAAAGGCTACGAGCAAGACCATTTTATCATCAACCAGTTTATATCGCTCTGTAACACTTTTTCCTTCGATGTCTCTTATGCGACGAGTGTATTTGAGCGTGTCATTCAGCCTAACGTTTATGTCTGGAATACATTGATTAAAGGGTATAGCAAACAGTCATCCCTTGCTGGTTGCTTCGTTATcttgaaacaaatgaaaagaaGTATGAATGTGATACCTGATAAATATACTTTTCCTTCACTGGTCAAATCTTGTTCTAATGCCTTGGCTTTGAGGGAAGGACAGACCGTTCATGGATTAATAATTAGATATGGAACTGATAGTGATGTGTATGTAGGATCCAGCTTGATTGATCTTTATGGGAAATGCAATCAGATTGAGCATGCACGTAGAATCTTTAATGAAATGCCTCTAAGGAATGAGGTTACATGGACTGCTATGATTGTTGgctatatatattttggtgaTTTATTGCAAGCGAGGAAATTATTTGATGAAATGCCCAAGAGGAATATAGTCTCGTGGAATGCAATGATTAGTGCATTTGTGAGGTTTGGTGATTTGGTCAGTGCCAGGAAACTGTTTGATAGTATGCCTGACAAGGATGCGGTATCTTTTACTACTATGATTGATGGTTATGCTAAGGCTGGTGACATGGCTTCAGCGAGGTTCCTGTTCGATCAGTCTTTTAGCAGAGACATAATTTCTTGGTCTGCTTTGATATCTGGGTATGCTCAGAACGGGCAGCCCAATGAAGCTATCAAAATTTTCCATGAAATGTTGTCAATGAATGTTAGACCAGATGAGTTTATAATGGTAAGTTTGATGTGTGCGTGTTCTCAGTTAGGTCGTCTGGACCTGGCAAATTGGGTAGAAAATTATATGAGCCAAAATTCATTTGACCTTAATCAAGTGCATATAGCTGCAGCCCTTGTGGATATGAACGCTAAGTGTGGGAATATGGAAAGGGCAACAATGCTGTTTGAGGGAATGACTAAGCGTGATCTAGTATCATATTGTTCAATGATACAAGGCCTGTCTATTCATGGCTGTGGTTCTCAGGCTGTAGCTTTCTTTGATAGGATGCTGAACGAGGGGCTTGTGCCTGATGATGTTTCCTTAAAGGTAATTCTGACTGCTTGTAGTCGTGCAGAACTTGTTAAAGAGGGTTGCCGGATCTTTAATCTAATGATAAACAAATATTCTGTCAATCCTTCTCCGGATCATTATGCATGTGTagtagaccttcttggaagatCAGGAAAACTTAAAGATGCGTATGAAATTATAAGGTCGATGCCTGTTGAACCTCATGCTGGTGCTTGGGGTGCACTTCTTGGGGCTTGTAAGCTACACTGTGACATTGAAGTAGGGGAGGAGGTATCCCGAAGACTTTTTGAACTTGAACCTCAAAATACTGGTAACTACGTGCTTCTGTCAGACATCTATGCTGCCGCAAATCGGTGGTTAGATGTTGCGCTGTTGCGTCAAAAAATGACTGAGAAGGGTCTTAGGAAGATACCTGGTTGCAGCAGTTGGGTATGA